Part of the Stigmatopora argus isolate UIUO_Sarg chromosome 3, RoL_Sarg_1.0, whole genome shotgun sequence genome, ctagctagctactatttgcgaatggattgtggccgcctggacgaacgtataaaactcagcgttttcaatgactcatttggacaattgttcaattcggacacagaaaatgaggactttaatggatttgtgggtgatgatgacgtgagtatgttgtaaaatggctaaataaagtgcaaccaaattcagttttgcttccgttgcctctttaaaaacgtgtttttagcgtgtgtccgcatgtttaagatggtgtatggtttgccatgcctagctgcgtctttaaaaacggtgcgccctttgtgtgtgtcaaatactgaaatagcactcgttactgatactgcggcttaaaatacgatgcaccatttagtcgtgaaaatacggtacctattTATTCCAAAGAAACCAAAAGCTTTTCAAGTGTCAAAATGAGTTATGGCGCCCTCTAGATACAACGTGTGTATTGCATTCTTGCAGCAACTATGTCAATTTGTGTTCACCCAACTATGGGGTTTCGCAATACATGTTAGCATTAAGATGACTAGGATAATCGGCATAGTTTTTTCACTGGATTCCCAAATGAGTTGATACCTTGAAGTAATCTTTGGTCCTCTGCGAGTCCCTTACGACATTCTTCCACGCGGTTATGACGCGTTTGAGGAGGCAGGCTGTCAAAACTCCCACCAATTTACGGACGGCCTCTAATTAAAAAGATCAAAACGCAAGAGATGATGGAAACACAAGCAAGCGTGGGAAATTTGTCaagaaaaaacaacttttgGACACTCCATGTTATTTTTCCCAAAATGCTTTGCAGCAACTTACCAACCCGCGACTCCTTCTTGAACTTGACCCAGCGCATCCAGGCGAGGAAAGGTATctccttcttttttctttcataatGTTGTAGTGCAATTTCTGTCTTTTCTGCCAGTTCGGAGGCATCCGATACGCTGGCGTTGGTGAAATCCTTCCAGCTCCTGCCCAACACCATCAGAAATAACTCATtgaaattaataaatcattgAAAACAGTCGGCACGGTGgtgaagtggttagcacattggtgaagtggttagcgcgttgggctTACAGTTCTGGGCTTgtgggttcgatgccaggtgggtcctcactgtgtggagtttgcatgttctcctcgggctggtgtgggttttctctgggtattccggtttcctcccacatcccaaaaacatgcatgctaggctagctggctaacagtctaaattccgcctaggtatgagtgtaagcgtgaatggttgttcatctcctcgtccggctgtgattggctggcgaatAATTCAGGGCTGCTACAAGTCTGCTAGgagagactccagcaccccccgtgacccttgtgaggatacgcggttcagaaaatgagttaaatcattcaactttttttcagtTGGATCAGATTTCTGCTCACTAAATTCGTAAGATCATTCATTCCTCATCTAatctcactttctgaaccgctttatccccactagggtcgcggggggtgctggagcctagacccggctgacttcgggccagaggcgggggacaccctgaattggtggccagccaatcacagggcacgaggagacaaacaaccattcacgctcacaatcaatacttaggggcaatttagagtgtccaattagcctaccatgcatgtctttggaatgtgggaggaaaccggagtacccagaagaaacccacgcaggcccggggagaacatgcaaactccacacagatggacatgccctagatttgaacccaggcccccagagctgtgaggccgacgcactaaccactcgctccaccgggctgccctagagtaaatgataaataataataaattaatccaTCTAATTTAAGAAAATAATGTTCCACTTATTTTTGCTTACTctctagaaaaaaaactgcattagaAGTCAAAGTTTTTAGGAAATAACTCAAAATACAAGATAGACCTTTTCAAACCAGTTTTTGTTTTGACACGGTGATATTAAATGCCTGAATCTTGCCACACACAGCTGCATGTAATCAACTAATTGAAGCTAAACGAGACCCGGGACTTGTCTTGGTGCCTTCTGCTCTTTTCTGCCTTGCTTTGTTTTGTGACCCCAGCAAAAAAAAGTCTGGCCCTTTATGGACACTTTGCGGTGGCGTTGGAGCTTGGGTGGAACTTTTTGACATGGCTGCCATCTTGTTTGTTCAGTGAGTCTTTTGCTTAAGGTCAACAATGCTAACAACCTGTTTTGTgttgacttctttttttgtttggttttgttttaatagGCTTATCTGGTTGGCCTTTCTGTTATCGGACTGCTGCTGTCTTTATTCTCCAAGTAGTAAGCTTGTCTCTTATTTACGTTTAATTAGACAAGAGAGATTGACTGTGATCCCAGATTTTAGAAGATGTTAGCAAAGATAAGCTAACGTATCTATCAATTAAGGTGGTGTACCATAAAATAGTGCATTGACAAAGATTGTGTGAATGTAACCTGCAATAAAACACATTCAATCATTGGTAATTCAATCCGAATTAATGAGTAAAAGTCACCAGTTATttatttaacataaaaaatggGAAGGACAGTGTTGTAGTATTCTTTAAATGTGAtctgtttgctttttttaagaTATCAAGGAACATGCTTTGAGTAGATACCCTGCAGtacttgaagaaaaaacaatgacCCAAGAACAGAATTCTGTTGTTCCAAAGCACAACATGGAAAAACATGGAGTCCAGATCTTGGCTCCTCCAGTCAATGAGGACTCAAGCGAGAGTCCACCTCGACCAAGCGACCAACATCCGTTTAACCTTCTAGTAGAGGAGCACGCCAAAGACATAGGTGTGGAGGGAATCAGTTTTCCAGGAGTCGGCGATCTCAAGCGGTTTGtagaaactttaaaaaattcCTTCTTGACTCCCGGGAAGGACGTGGCGCATTTTCAAACGGCGAGGGAGGTCATGCGAAATGAAATAGCTGGAGCCGAGAAACAAAATCTAAATGACGATTACGGCAAACTCCAGATTGAAGAGTCGACGTATGGACAAAATGCAAAGGAAGTCGGTAATCCTGCCTCGAGTCCCAGCATCTCCATGCCTAGACCTAGACCTAGAACCTTGAAAACAACCGATCCTCATCAAACTGATCCTTCAAAAACCAAAACGGCAGGTGATTGGAGGAAAAATAACCATCTTCTTGACCAAAATCAATTTCCATCTAACACAATAGATGGACAAGTTCCCTTAAGTCCCACTAGGATGGAGCCACCAAATGGAAGTGGGATGGCCAGTGGAAGATCAAGAATCAAGAGCCACAAGAAACCACCGTTTCACGTCAATGTCAAACCTTCTCAACATGGTCCTTACAAAAAACGTGTCTACGTACCAAGAGATCCAATTGCATCGTGGGTCTACATGCCTGAAGGAGGGTCCAAGCAAAGGGTTCAGATTTCTCCAGCAAAAGACTCCCATGATGGTTCTTTTGAGGTCCAAAATCCACTTCTAGATGGTCGTAATCATTATTATGCCAACCCCAAAATGAGTACCTCCCAGTTGCGTGGCCAACAAACAAAATTTCCACAGACAAACGACATCTACAATCCAATCTCGACGTTCCGCCGAGGATTTCCCGTTCACGCGGGCCTCAAGAAGTCAAAACATGAGACGAGATATGGTTTTCAGTCCAGAAGTGGCTATGCGAGGAGAAACAAAGCGTTCTCCAGGAGTCAGTTTACGCCACGAAAACGTGCGTTAAGTAGACGCCAATGGCCGAAAAAGCTTTGGAGACCATCGTTAGCTACAGAATAGCCAAGACGTCACCTGAGGTATGAGCAGTTCATTTTGTTTGTGGatatttttacaaattatttaatatatttgctCATATAACTGAATCAAAACATATCTCAGTGGAAGGTCGCACGGATTTTTCCTATGAAAACAACCATGCGTTCTAAGCAAGGAACAGGCAATAAGTATTTAAAAGATTGAGGAAATCAGTCAAATTTACCAGTGTTAGAACAATTGGATAAATTATAACTCAGTTTTCACTCTTAATTTATCAATTCCCTTTAAACATTGGGAGAGATTAATTGTGTTAAGGTATTTTAGAAAGATCAGAAGTTTATGTATTTTTCTATGATGCCGTTTTTGTTCTggcttgcaaaaaaatacatatttaacaaCTTACTTGAAACTTTTTCTCATCAATTTCCTTCTGTAACAGGAGTATGCCTTCTCGTATTTCCGGAAAATGGCCTAGTaaggaaatggaaaaaagtaCACGTTGGAGAAGCTGCGACTTTGGCACAAAACTGGACTTTGGATGATGCACATCACCTTGATTTGGTCAGAATCCAGATATTCGGCCTCATCGTCCAAATCCAGAGATGCAAGCAGTGACCGCTGCGTACTATCGCTGAGAAACTTGTTCCtggaaatgagaaaaataaaatattactggcattaaaaacaaacaagcctCAAATTATGAATAGCTTTGTTTGAATGTCTCACTCATGGACATCTACGGGGGGAAAACAATACAAAGTTGCAATTCTTATATTCccattcatgtctaaaatgagcCTAAACCTTTTAATAGTTTATTACCCATTATGGGTGAATATGTAGCAGAAAATTTGAAAAGTTAAGGTTTGTTTTTCAGGAATTTTAAGGCACTGCCTTTGTAAACGAATTGAAAAGGTTGCCCTAAACTATTTGTTCTACTTGTAACAACAGTGTAAGAGTGGACAAATGTTAGTGGGACATACCAGTCCACATTCTGCAGACTATCATGTCCTTGGAAGCCGATGAGGGTGTTTTTCAGGAACTGGACGGGGTCTCTAGGGTCTAACCGGCACGAGCCGATCAACAAAGCCTGTTGTCAAGTAACAATACCAAAACAATAAGCTAAAGTACTTACACACCATGCTATTTCCTATAAAAATGTcagtctatttattttttaccttgtaTAACTGCAGAAGCTCACACTCTGTCAGAGCACCCACTTCGATTTTGGACCGTTTTTCGCTCATTTGCGAGGCTGGTCATTCTATAAAAAG contains:
- the LOC144071231 gene encoding uncharacterized protein LOC144071231; protein product: MAAILFVQLIWLAFLLSDCCCLYSPSNIKEHALSRYPAVLEEKTMTQEQNSVVPKHNMEKHGVQILAPPVNEDSSESPPRPSDQHPFNLLVEEHAKDIGVEGISFPGVGDLKRFVETLKNSFLTPGKDVAHFQTAREVMRNEIAGAEKQNLNDDYGKLQIEESTYGQNAKEVGNPASSPSISMPRPRPRTLKTTDPHQTDPSKTKTAGDWRKNNHLLDQNQFPSNTIDGQVPLSPTRMEPPNGSGMASGRSRIKSHKKPPFHVNVKPSQHGPYKKRVYVPRDPIASWVYMPEGGSKQRVQISPAKDSHDGSFEVQNPLLDGRNHYYANPKMSTSQLRGQQTKFPQTNDIYNPISTFRRGFPVHAGLKKSKHETRYGFQSRSGYARRNKAFSRSQFTPRKRALSRRQWPKKLWRPSLATE